A part of Pseudoalteromonas arctica A 37-1-2 genomic DNA contains:
- the secB gene encoding protein-export chaperone SecB, whose protein sequence is MNEENQNVAAAEAGAQFTIQRIYTKDVSFETPNSPAIFQKEWTPEVKLDLDTRSNKLDEGVFEVVLALTVTASLGEETAFLCEIQQAGIFTIAEVEEVQLAHMLGAFCPNVLFPYAREAVSNLVNRGTFPQLNLAPVNFDALFAQYMQQRTAQADQASADA, encoded by the coding sequence ATGAACGAAGAAAATCAAAACGTAGCAGCTGCAGAAGCCGGCGCACAATTTACTATTCAACGTATTTACACTAAAGATGTATCGTTTGAAACGCCAAACTCTCCGGCCATTTTTCAAAAAGAATGGACGCCAGAAGTTAAGCTAGACCTAGATACACGCTCTAATAAACTAGACGAAGGTGTATTTGAAGTTGTTTTAGCGCTGACTGTAACCGCTTCTCTTGGTGAAGAAACTGCGTTCTTATGTGAAATTCAACAAGCAGGTATTTTTACTATTGCTGAAGTTGAAGAAGTGCAACTTGCGCACATGCTAGGTGCATTTTGTCCTAACGTGTTGTTCCCATATGCACGTGAAGCTGTTTCAAACCTTGTTAACCGTGGTACTTTCCCACAGCTTAACCTTGCGCCAGTTAATTTTGATGCGTTATTTGCACAATACATGCAACAACGTACTGCGCAAGCTGACCAGGCTTCAGCAGACGCATAA
- the grxC gene encoding glutaredoxin 3, translating to MSNVVLYTKAYCPFCQRALSLLNSKGVEYTNYDIGVQPELRDEMIAKAGGASTVPQIFINDEHIGGCDDMMAIEAQGKLDAKLNA from the coding sequence ATGAGTAATGTTGTTTTATACACCAAGGCGTATTGTCCATTTTGTCAGCGTGCTCTTTCGCTTTTAAACAGCAAAGGCGTTGAATACACAAATTATGATATTGGTGTACAGCCTGAGCTACGCGATGAAATGATTGCCAAAGCAGGTGGTGCAAGCACAGTACCGCAAATTTTTATTAATGATGAACATATCGGTGGCTGCGACGACATGATGGCTATTGAAGCGCAAGGTAAACTTGACGCTAAGCTAAACGCTTAA
- a CDS encoding rhodanese-like domain-containing protein, producing MDQYIEFITNHPILSLAWVGIVFLIVSGWIKSKLSAVRQINPQQLTLLINRDDGQVIDIRAQKEFNAGRISGAEHLSPENAKKSDFSSLEKYKTKPIIVVCTTGMTAQGTAAAMSKAGFERVYLLAGGMGAWQSASLPTTTGR from the coding sequence ATGGATCAATATATTGAATTTATTACAAATCATCCCATTTTAAGCCTTGCTTGGGTTGGTATTGTTTTCCTTATTGTTAGTGGCTGGATAAAGAGTAAGCTTTCAGCTGTTCGTCAAATAAATCCTCAGCAGCTTACGTTACTTATTAACCGTGATGACGGTCAAGTAATCGATATACGTGCGCAAAAAGAGTTTAATGCAGGGCGTATTTCTGGTGCTGAGCACTTAAGCCCAGAGAATGCGAAAAAATCTGACTTTTCAAGCCTTGAAAAGTACAAGACTAAACCCATTATAGTTGTATGTACTACAGGTATGACTGCCCAAGGTACTGCAGCCGCTATGAGTAAAGCTGGTTTTGAACGAGTTTACTTATTAGCAGGTGGCATGGGTGCGTGGCAATCTGCCAGCTTACCAACTACAACAGGTCGCTAA
- the gpmM gene encoding 2,3-bisphosphoglycerate-independent phosphoglycerate mutase: MTEHKKPLVLMILDGWGYREDTQSNAILAANTPVLDNLWATRPHTLISASGLDVGLPDGQMGNSEVGHVNLGAGRIVYQDFTRITKAINDGEFDSTPALVENIDKAVSAGKAVHIMGLLSPGGVHSHEDHIVASIKLAAKRGAKEVYFHGFLDGRDTPPRSAKASIERIEALFSELKCGRLASLIGRYYAMDRDNRWNRVEKAYNVIALAEGDFNFDNGVEALNAAYERDENDEFVAATTITPTGAAPASINDGDTLIFANFRADRAREITRAFVEPDFDGFARKRTPELSAFVMMTEYAADIDAPIAFGSTPLVNVLGEWFEKNNKTQLRISETEKYAHVTFFFSGGRESEFKGETRELIPSPQVATYDLQPEMNSEMLTDKLVAAIKSGKYDAIICNYPNGDMVGHSGVFEAAVKACEAVDSCIGRVVDALEEFGGEALITADHGNAEQMADLKTGQAHTAHTSEPVHFIYVGRDAEPMQGKALSDVAPTMLHLMGMEQPSEMTGTPIMMLK; the protein is encoded by the coding sequence ATGACAGAGCATAAAAAACCACTGGTATTAATGATTTTAGACGGTTGGGGATACCGCGAAGATACGCAAAGTAATGCTATTCTTGCAGCTAACACACCGGTATTAGACAATTTATGGGCCACACGGCCACACACATTAATATCAGCTTCGGGTTTAGATGTTGGTCTTCCTGATGGTCAAATGGGTAACTCAGAAGTTGGCCATGTGAACTTGGGTGCTGGTCGCATTGTTTATCAAGATTTTACCCGTATCACTAAAGCAATTAACGATGGCGAATTTGATTCAACCCCAGCCTTAGTTGAAAACATAGATAAAGCGGTAAGTGCAGGAAAAGCAGTTCACATAATGGGTCTTTTAAGCCCAGGTGGTGTGCATAGCCATGAAGACCACATAGTTGCTAGCATAAAACTTGCTGCAAAACGTGGCGCTAAAGAAGTTTACTTTCATGGCTTTTTAGATGGCCGCGATACACCTCCACGTAGTGCTAAAGCGTCAATCGAACGTATTGAAGCGTTATTTAGCGAACTTAAATGCGGTCGTTTGGCGTCACTTATTGGCCGCTACTACGCAATGGACAGAGACAACCGTTGGAACCGCGTAGAAAAAGCTTACAACGTAATTGCATTAGCTGAAGGTGACTTTAATTTTGATAACGGCGTAGAGGCACTTAATGCAGCGTACGAACGCGACGAAAACGACGAATTTGTGGCCGCTACAACCATTACACCAACAGGCGCCGCTCCTGCTTCAATAAACGATGGCGACACTCTAATTTTTGCCAACTTTAGAGCAGATAGAGCCCGCGAAATTACTCGCGCTTTTGTTGAGCCTGATTTTGATGGATTCGCAAGAAAAAGAACGCCAGAGCTTAGTGCATTTGTAATGATGACAGAGTATGCAGCCGATATAGATGCACCTATTGCCTTTGGTTCAACACCGTTAGTAAACGTACTTGGTGAGTGGTTTGAAAAAAATAACAAAACACAGCTTCGCATTTCAGAAACCGAAAAGTACGCACACGTTACGTTTTTCTTTAGTGGCGGGCGCGAAAGTGAATTTAAAGGCGAAACACGCGAGCTAATTCCTTCGCCGCAAGTTGCAACCTACGACTTACAACCTGAAATGAACTCAGAAATGCTAACCGACAAACTAGTAGCAGCAATTAAAAGCGGTAAATACGATGCTATTATTTGTAACTACCCTAACGGCGATATGGTTGGTCACTCTGGTGTATTTGAAGCTGCTGTTAAAGCTTGTGAAGCTGTAGATAGCTGTATCGGACGTGTTGTTGATGCACTTGAAGAGTTTGGTGGTGAAGCACTAATAACAGCCGATCATGGTAATGCTGAGCAGATGGCTGATCTTAAAACAGGCCAAGCGCATACTGCCCACACTAGTGAACCGGTACATTTTATATATGTTGGTCGCGATGCAGAGCCTATGCAAGGTAAAGCATTAAGCGATGTAGCCCCTACAATGCTTCACTTAATGGGCATGGAGCAACCAAGCGAAATGACTGGTACGCCTATCATGATGTTGAAATAA
- a CDS encoding murein hydrolase activator EnvC family protein, whose protein sequence is MNRRINRLIKCGLILTSLVTASAVANEDRTKKDLSEVQNALEQSQAEYNAQRKKIASLQKNLKSHELDIAKNAKALNMAEQSVKETKTQQKELQNKADELDKKHTQFQKILAAQLKSAYMAGGDDYSKMLLNQEDTAKFERTLSYYNYLNKARIEQIEDLKDLQKQIVQNQKELVKTQEKLALLFDEQKRRQTALLNAQSERQANLKNLQAQLNSTKSSINYLKENQQTLVATIEELEKEKTQKIELLGLNKNKGKLDWPSKGKLEHTFGQRKHGGIDWKGVLIGAKEGTNINSVHNGQVVFADWLKGYGWVIVVDHGEGFMSLYGHAQTLLRDVGDMVREGETLALVGQSGGQASSGLYFEIRHKGRAVNPVKWCKRI, encoded by the coding sequence ATGAATAGACGTATTAACCGGTTAATTAAGTGCGGTTTAATACTAACTTCATTAGTGACTGCATCTGCAGTTGCTAATGAAGATCGTACTAAAAAAGACTTATCAGAAGTTCAAAATGCACTTGAGCAAAGCCAAGCTGAGTATAACGCCCAAAGAAAAAAAATAGCGTCGCTACAAAAAAACCTAAAAAGCCATGAACTCGATATAGCTAAAAATGCTAAAGCACTTAACATGGCAGAGCAATCAGTAAAAGAAACTAAAACACAGCAAAAAGAGCTACAAAATAAAGCCGATGAGCTCGATAAAAAGCACACTCAATTTCAGAAAATTTTAGCCGCGCAACTTAAAAGCGCCTATATGGCCGGTGGCGACGACTACTCTAAAATGCTGTTAAATCAAGAAGACACTGCAAAATTTGAGCGCACACTTAGTTATTACAACTACTTAAATAAAGCCCGTATTGAACAAATTGAAGATCTAAAAGACCTTCAAAAGCAAATAGTACAAAACCAAAAAGAGCTTGTTAAAACACAAGAAAAACTAGCGCTTTTATTTGATGAGCAAAAAAGACGTCAAACTGCATTGCTTAATGCACAAAGTGAACGCCAAGCTAATCTTAAAAATTTACAAGCTCAGCTCAACAGCACCAAAAGTTCAATAAACTATTTAAAAGAAAACCAACAAACTTTGGTAGCAACAATTGAAGAGCTCGAAAAAGAAAAAACACAGAAAATTGAATTACTGGGCCTAAATAAAAACAAAGGTAAATTGGACTGGCCGAGCAAAGGCAAGTTAGAGCACACATTCGGCCAACGTAAACATGGTGGTATTGATTGGAAAGGCGTATTAATTGGTGCAAAAGAAGGCACTAATATTAATAGCGTACATAATGGCCAAGTTGTATTTGCCGATTGGCTAAAGGGCTATGGTTGGGTAATTGTTGTAGACCATGGTGAAGGTTTTATGAGCCTATATGGTCATGCCCAAACACTGCTAAGAGATGTAGGCGACATGGTACGCGAAGGCGAAACCCTTGCTTTAGTTGGCCAAAGCGGCGGACAAGCTAGTTCTGGTCTATACTTTGAAATACGCCACAAAGGACGCGCAGTAAATCCTGTAAAATGGTGCAAACGCATTTAA
- a CDS encoding S41 family peptidase yields MTTKKTAVITIDKKNTGFYKSLYLLVLLTLIAFSSNALASSIKDLKRQQIDEILFNIHTYYVEDLTLQNSHHIKYNSQQFERLYSKLDSYSKYLNEHELTSLFDNTNGRYTGIGIEVKNIDENMTIVNVVNNSPAKAAGILPSDIIVSVNNQAAQNRTIDEVATLIRDSKFSNIELIISRDNNKNPLTFHVARRQINLESVTSELLDFGTGYIAINNFSNHTLHEVALQVAALQSHFGYPLKGLVIDLRDNPGGTLQSAVAVSDLFLQSGTIVTTKGRFYDANQAFYAKRGDILKNAPIVVLINENSASAAEILAAALKDNKRATVVGSQSFGKGSVQSLIPLGDGNTALKLTTAKYFTPLGKSIDGIGITPDVAVNQTNLSQSNKAVIIKNEHTNSKAQLLTGNLADLQLVKAKQLLSMQ; encoded by the coding sequence ATGACAACTAAAAAAACTGCAGTAATTACTATTGATAAAAAAAATACAGGCTTTTATAAAAGTCTGTATTTACTTGTACTACTAACCTTAATCGCTTTTTCTAGTAACGCACTAGCAAGCTCGATTAAAGATCTTAAAAGACAACAAATAGACGAAATACTCTTTAACATCCATACCTACTATGTTGAAGATCTCACCTTACAAAATAGCCACCACATTAAATATAATAGCCAACAGTTTGAGCGCTTATATTCAAAGCTCGACTCTTACTCTAAGTACTTAAATGAGCACGAACTAACCTCATTATTTGATAACACAAACGGGCGCTATACAGGTATTGGTATTGAGGTTAAAAATATCGACGAGAATATGACTATTGTTAATGTAGTTAATAACTCGCCCGCAAAAGCAGCGGGTATTTTGCCAAGCGATATTATTGTCAGTGTAAACAACCAAGCAGCCCAAAACCGTACAATCGATGAAGTAGCAACACTAATAAGAGACAGTAAATTTTCAAATATAGAGCTAATTATAAGTCGTGATAACAATAAAAACCCACTCACGTTTCATGTAGCACGCCGCCAAATAAACCTCGAAAGCGTAACAAGCGAACTTCTAGATTTTGGTACTGGTTATATAGCTATCAATAATTTTTCTAACCACACATTACATGAGGTTGCTCTGCAAGTTGCTGCCCTGCAAAGCCACTTTGGTTACCCACTTAAAGGCTTAGTAATTGATTTACGTGATAACCCAGGGGGTACATTACAAAGCGCAGTAGCGGTATCAGACCTATTTTTACAAAGTGGCACTATAGTGACTACTAAAGGACGTTTTTACGATGCCAACCAAGCATTTTATGCAAAGCGTGGAGACATTCTAAAAAATGCCCCCATTGTTGTGCTTATAAACGAAAACTCAGCCTCTGCAGCCGAAATACTTGCAGCAGCGCTAAAAGATAATAAACGAGCAACCGTTGTTGGCAGTCAATCTTTTGGGAAGGGTTCTGTACAATCGCTCATTCCTCTAGGTGACGGCAACACTGCATTAAAGCTCACCACAGCTAAATACTTCACACCGTTAGGTAAATCGATTGATGGTATAGGAATAACCCCAGATGTGGCGGTTAATCAAACAAACCTTTCACAAAGTAATAAAGCCGTTATAATAAAAAATGAACACACTAACAGTAAAGCGCAATTACTTACTGGTAACTTAGCAGATTTACAATTAGTTAAAGCAAAACAATTACTCAGCATGCAATAG
- a CDS encoding divergent polysaccharide deacetylase family protein, with product MKIIKWLILAICFSSTTISAKQIAIVIDDIGYHQRDLEFLSLPGQLSYSILPHTPYSQIFATLASQSNKELLLHVPMQALNGKELGPGALTLNMNKEQLQQTLGTALASLPQVKGVNNHMGSALTQKSQAMKWTMEVLKKRHLYFLDSRTTELSQAQNAANFLGVANISRQVFLDNITTPEQLQLRLEELKQLATIHNSAIAIAHPYPETIEFLRHALPELTKQGFELVPVSQLVERKYIQLAQAEGKEISAR from the coding sequence GTGAAAATAATAAAATGGCTAATATTAGCTATTTGTTTTAGCTCAACAACAATTAGCGCTAAACAAATAGCAATAGTGATAGACGATATAGGCTATCATCAACGGGACTTAGAGTTCCTTTCCTTACCAGGGCAATTGTCGTATTCAATTTTGCCCCATACTCCTTATTCGCAAATTTTTGCAACGCTTGCTAGTCAATCAAATAAAGAGTTATTACTTCATGTACCTATGCAGGCACTTAACGGTAAAGAACTCGGACCTGGCGCGCTTACTTTAAATATGAATAAAGAGCAGCTTCAGCAAACTCTAGGAACAGCTCTCGCTAGTTTACCGCAAGTAAAGGGCGTTAATAACCACATGGGCTCAGCGCTTACGCAAAAAAGCCAAGCTATGAAGTGGACAATGGAAGTACTTAAAAAGCGCCATTTATATTTTTTAGATAGCCGTACAACCGAGTTAAGCCAAGCACAAAATGCTGCTAACTTTTTAGGTGTTGCTAATATTAGTCGCCAAGTGTTCTTAGACAATATAACTACACCAGAACAACTCCAGCTGAGGCTTGAAGAATTAAAACAACTAGCCACCATCCATAATTCCGCTATTGCAATTGCTCATCCCTACCCAGAAACAATCGAATTTTTACGTCATGCCTTACCCGAGCTAACTAAGCAAGGTTTTGAGCTCGTGCCGGTTTCGCAGCTGGTTGAGCGTAAATACATTCAGTTGGCGCAAGCTGAGGGAAAAGAGATTAGTGCTCGGTGA
- the rpoH gene encoding RNA polymerase sigma factor RpoH — protein sequence MSKDLYAMALTVGQQSASMDGYLQAVSTIPMLKVEQEQELAKKLQEEGDLSAAKQLIMSHLRFVAHIAKGYSGYGLPQADLIQEGNIGLMKAVKRFDPTVGVRLVSFAVHWIKAEIHEFVLKNWRIVKVATTKAQRKLFFNLRKNKKRLGWFNQAEVSTVASELGVSEKEVREMESRMSGQDMGFDLTGDDNDDAPTSTYSPVQYLTDGAADLADDVEQEQWKEQAHTRLFSALKTLDERSQDIVSARWLSDDKATLQELAQKYSVSAERVRQLEKTAMKKLQSAMS from the coding sequence ATGAGTAAAGATTTATACGCAATGGCACTTACAGTCGGACAACAAAGCGCAAGCATGGACGGTTACCTTCAAGCGGTAAGCACTATTCCTATGCTTAAAGTTGAACAAGAGCAAGAACTTGCTAAAAAACTTCAGGAAGAAGGCGATCTTAGTGCTGCCAAGCAACTCATTATGTCGCATTTACGCTTTGTAGCGCATATTGCTAAAGGCTACTCGGGATACGGCTTACCACAAGCTGACCTTATTCAAGAAGGTAATATAGGCCTGATGAAAGCGGTTAAGCGTTTCGACCCTACTGTGGGTGTGCGTTTAGTATCGTTTGCAGTGCATTGGATTAAAGCCGAAATTCACGAGTTTGTGCTTAAAAATTGGCGCATAGTTAAAGTTGCAACCACTAAAGCGCAACGTAAATTGTTTTTTAATCTTCGTAAAAATAAAAAGCGTTTAGGTTGGTTTAATCAAGCTGAGGTTAGTACCGTTGCTAGCGAGCTAGGTGTGAGTGAAAAAGAAGTACGTGAAATGGAATCGCGCATGAGCGGCCAAGACATGGGCTTTGACCTAACGGGCGACGATAACGACGACGCACCAACAAGCACGTACTCTCCAGTACAATATTTAACAGATGGCGCAGCTGATTTAGCTGACGACGTTGAACAAGAGCAGTGGAAAGAGCAAGCGCATACTCGTTTATTTAGCGCACTTAAAACACTAGACGAGCGTTCACAAGATATTGTTAGCGCACGTTGGTTGTCTGATGATAAGGCGACTCTTCAAGAGCTTGCACAAAAGTACAGTGTATCTGCTGAACGTGTTCGCCAGCTTGAAAAAACAGCGATGAAAAAGTTACAAAGCGCTATGAGCTAA
- the ftsX gene encoding permease-like cell division protein FtsX: MSLLFKSRQNSNDKQKKSVLAGGYFFIINIFRQGVHSLGEMWRTPLASMMTIAVLGLSLTLPATLYLVVKNVQQVSSGFEEASEISLFVKESMNEQETQTLVKRLALYPEVESVEFISKQKALTEFKDVSGFGQALEYLDKNPLPDVVLVTPTKRHRHPNAAKVLLTKLESEREVDFGKLDIAWLERLNALLDLLKESVITIALLLLTSVTLIIGNTIRLSIMDKKEEIQVMKLVGATNTFIHAPFLWTGIWYGVIGGLFAFICVGLMMWWLSSAVSSVAGVYQTSFSLIGLSLNELGFLVLLATSLGFVGSYLSVNRYIKEIEPDKV; this comes from the coding sequence ATGAGTTTACTTTTTAAAAGTCGTCAAAATAGTAACGACAAGCAAAAAAAATCAGTATTAGCTGGCGGTTATTTTTTCATTATTAATATTTTTCGCCAAGGTGTTCATAGCTTAGGTGAAATGTGGCGTACGCCGCTTGCATCTATGATGACTATTGCTGTACTTGGTTTGAGCCTAACGTTACCTGCAACACTTTATCTCGTTGTTAAAAACGTCCAGCAAGTAAGTAGTGGTTTTGAAGAAGCGAGTGAAATATCGTTGTTTGTAAAAGAAAGTATGAACGAGCAAGAAACGCAAACATTAGTAAAGCGTTTAGCACTTTATCCAGAAGTGGAAAGCGTTGAATTTATATCAAAGCAAAAAGCATTAACTGAATTTAAAGACGTATCTGGCTTTGGGCAAGCTTTAGAGTACTTAGATAAAAACCCATTACCTGATGTGGTACTTGTTACTCCTACAAAACGTCACAGACACCCAAATGCCGCTAAAGTACTGCTAACTAAATTAGAAAGTGAACGTGAAGTTGATTTTGGTAAGCTCGATATAGCGTGGCTAGAGCGTTTAAATGCATTACTAGATTTACTGAAAGAAAGTGTAATAACCATCGCATTATTACTGCTTACCTCAGTGACGCTTATTATTGGTAACACCATCCGTTTGTCGATCATGGATAAAAAAGAAGAAATACAAGTAATGAAGCTAGTCGGCGCAACTAACACCTTTATACATGCCCCATTTTTGTGGACCGGTATTTGGTATGGTGTAATAGGTGGTTTATTTGCCTTTATATGCGTAGGACTAATGATGTGGTGGCTTTCAAGCGCTGTGAGCAGTGTAGCGGGTGTGTATCAAACAAGCTTCTCGTTAATTGGATTATCGCTTAATGAGCTCGGCTTTTTAGTGTTACTTGCAACAAGCTTAGGATTTGTAGGCTCGTACCTTTCTGTAAATCGATATATTAAAGAAATAGAACCCGATAAAGTATAA
- the ftsE gene encoding cell division ATP-binding protein FtsE, with the protein MINFQQVSKTYPGGHRALEKVNFHVKPGELAFLTGHSGAGKSTLLKLISLMERPSAGSVFINGVDLNKVNSRQIPYARRDIGIIFQNHRLLERYTIFDNVALPLIIEGTHHKQIAKRVHGALDKVGLIDKIKCHPSMLSGGEQQRVGIARAIVNSPPILLADEPTGNLDPELSMEILKLFEDFNKHGTTVLIATHDLGLVARMKYRSLTLKDGRMLQDPLAEGAL; encoded by the coding sequence ATGATAAATTTTCAGCAAGTAAGTAAGACTTATCCTGGAGGGCACCGCGCCCTCGAAAAAGTTAATTTTCATGTTAAACCGGGTGAACTTGCCTTTTTAACCGGCCACAGTGGTGCGGGTAAAAGTACGTTGCTTAAGTTAATTAGCTTAATGGAACGTCCATCGGCAGGCAGTGTATTTATCAACGGTGTTGATTTAAATAAAGTAAACTCGCGTCAAATTCCTTATGCTCGCCGTGATATAGGTATTATTTTTCAAAACCACCGTTTACTAGAGCGCTATACTATTTTTGATAACGTGGCACTGCCTCTTATTATTGAGGGTACTCACCATAAGCAAATAGCTAAACGTGTTCATGGTGCGCTTGATAAAGTAGGCCTGATAGACAAAATAAAATGTCATCCGTCTATGCTCTCTGGAGGCGAGCAGCAACGTGTTGGTATTGCCAGAGCAATCGTAAATTCCCCGCCAATTCTGTTAGCCGATGAGCCTACAGGTAACCTAGACCCTGAGCTTTCAATGGAAATCCTAAAGCTGTTTGAGGACTTTAATAAACACGGCACCACTGTTCTTATAGCGACGCATGACTTAGGTTTGGTTGCACGTATGAAGTACCGCAGTCTAACCTTAAAAGATGGCCGCATGCTTCAAGATCCGCTCGCTGAGGGAGCACTATGA